The DNA window GTGTAATGGCTTTGATTTGCcgcttgtttatttttttttaatattttctggcCTGGATACTAGTCCTTTTGGccgttttaaaagattatacCTAATATTACCTCCCGTAATGTTTTTATCTAgatcagtgattgtcaaacttatttctttcaccgccccctttgaaaatcacttatatttaagatcgcccctaatttttattcagccctaaaacttaaaaaccacaatttcattactttaattaatttcaatgcccccattttttgggcctcttatcgccccctcctagatttcaaacgcctccaaggggGCGTAATCGCctactttgggaaacactgatctAGATTTTTGTACCTCGCCGTTACCTAGACTTTCGCAAGTCTTCGTTTTGTGAGTTCATTTGCGGCGGAAAGCTCAACATTTATTGtttgtgatataaaatgttttattattaggtagaaaatcatttattgtaaaatgacacaaataaatcaattattgtaaaaaaattgcattaataaatttttcacattttaataattttgttttaatttacattcgACTTgggaaaaaaaacatttgaacaCACGTTTGGAAAACAGACATGTTCAAACAAATATGCTCGTCTTGATAAAACATCATCAAATGTTAGAGTACGTTACACAAGtctatattttgataatagcTTCTTTCAATGCCTTCAATTCCTTTTGATGTAGCCACTTGATTCCCGTCGCTGACGCAGAACTGGGCGGTCGCGAGATGCATCTGtgaatagaaatttattttgtaaatactcTGAAAAAGGCAACCAATTTAAATGGTTGTTATTCAGCTATACGTGAGGAAATtcgaaaataaacttttggCAACTTCAAATTACTAAGAGATACCGTTAGATTCGACTTCTTGACATCTCACCAAGAAAACATGATCATGTTATAATATTGCAAATGATGAGCGCAGAATGAAGCTCAGTCGATAGCTAAATGGTGCTTACTCAATCTTTTTTCCAAACAAATTCTCCATCCTGACTTTACAGTAGAGCCAGGGCCCTTGGTTCCTGTGCTCCTCCTGGCAGAACGCGACCGTGGCCTTCGGGTACTTGCAGAACTCCTTCAGCACGATGTCGTAGGGGAACGGATACAGCTGCTCAATCCGGCACATCGCAATCTTATCTTCTAGCTTCTTCTCTTTTAGTAGCTCAGTGATCGTGATTGCCACTTTCCCAGAACAGAAGATTAACTTCTTCACGCAGGATGGATTCTTCGATGCCGGACCGTCTTCTGGTATTGCccttaaaaacaaagtatacattttaaaatatatacttacttCTACACTTAGTGaccaaaaaagttatttataacaaattaaaccTTTTCTGTAGAATTCTAGAAGTTCATTTTAATAGCTTACCTTCGGAAGCACGTGCCGGGGTAGAAGTCCTTGAAGGGCGATCTGTAATATGGGTGTTTGAGGCCGACCTTAGGCGTGAAGAGGATCAGCGGCTTACGGAAAGGTAGCGCGATCTGGCGCCGCATCAGATGGAAATAATTCGCGGGGTTGGTCACGTTACACACTATCCAGTTCGCAACCTTCAGTTGTTTTACTgtcaacaaattaaatatacattaatgGCCTTAAACGATTCTGAGTACAGTAAGTCACGAAACATGTAACATGCATACAGATATTGCTaacgaaacaaaaacaaaagcacAGTCTCTATAACGATACAAACAGGCCATATCCTTGTCGTCGAGATCGGGCACCTGGTCCTCGTGATCATCGCACATAGTCAGATAGCGCTCCACACGCGCCGACGAGTGCTCCGGACCCTGGGGATCAAGTACATTTATAACTACttcaatattactttaaaacaaacaaatactatacaattttaaaaacagtaGACGTCAGTTACAATAATGTCTGTTGCACGCATTGGCCGTCTCGACTGGTTctataccacgaccacacagtaGACAGACGTTAAatagaagcaattccgcgttccGTCTGGTGAGCGTGTGTGCCAGAAGCCTAATTTTGTGCATGTCTGTATCTCATGTCATGTAATTTGCAATTGTGCATGTCTGGATAGTATTTTGCATAATTTCTCTTCTTTGTGTACAATGTACATTGTGTGTCTCACCGCGCCATCGATGCCGTGTGGCAGGGCGACGACGAGCGCCGACTGACAGATCCACTTGCTTTCGCCGTTACTGGTGAAGGTGTCGAAAACAGGCTGCGCTGTGTCCGCAAAGTCACCGTATTGCGCTTCCCAGATCGACAGTTGGTGTGGACTGTAGTAGGAGTAACCTGTCTCGAAGCCGAGGATACCTGGCCCACAATGACCAAGAACCAGCGTTACACACATTACAGCGATTTGTTATCCTCAAGAAATAATAGAATGAAGCATAAAATCCGATTTTCAGATATTaactaagtaaatattttatcaaatacttGTATTTGGATACTAACCAAATTCTGATAGTGAACTATTGTGCAGCGAGTACTTGGCCTGGTCCGGGTATATGGTGTCTAGCACGCGGTAGGTGGCACCATCTACACCTTGATGATGGTACACGTGATGTCTGTAAATGACACGTCAGTCTTTATGCTAGAGGAAATTTTTGTGTGATCGTTTCGGCAGTAGTAGGACGCGGCACGGTTACCTGTGCGCCATGGTGCCACGCTCGACGTCCTCGCCGGTGAGCCTCACGTGTATGTTGTCACGCAGTAGCGAGCCATATGCCAGCGCCTCACCCATCGCCCAGTCCGCGATGCCCTCCTTCACCTGTGTCACACTCACTACAATGCCACTTCTCCTTACACTTTTATACAAGAAGGCATCGGACTTAGGTTTAAGTAAGGTTCGGTTACAGATTTTAAGGTTATGTTAGACAAAATATGATTCTGCAAACGATACTTAGTTACTTCAATGCATACCAATTTCTCTCGATTTTGCAAAATCTTGTTGATTCCTTTATGTGTTTCGAATGCCCACGGCTCCGGCGGCTTGCAGAAGTGATTCGCAATTGTCATAATAGATGCCTCACATACTCCGGTTTCTTCAACctgtaaagtaatttatttaacaccaCATCTAAGCTGATTTTATCCTTAATTTTACGTTTAAAAGCTTAGGGTTACCTTTTTAGGATCTCTCGCTTCAAAGAATCCAGTCCAGGGCGTATCGATCCAGTCCATAATGCTGAGTTTTGTGATCTTCTTGGCGAGCTCAAAGTGCTTGTTGAGAGTGTCCGTGTACTCCTTCTCCCACTGCTTGATGTCGGCGTCCGTCACCACGCCTTCTGCCTTCACCTTTTCCGCGTACAGCTTGTCCACTGGTGACGTTTAAATATGGAGTAaacgattaaaattaataattgttccAATTTGTTACACTTAGCGACAAGCCAGTACCGGTTGGCATTTTCCTGATCTTCTTGTACATGAAGGGCTGCGTGAACATGGGCTCGTCCTCCTCGCTGTGGCCGAAGCGGCGGTAGCACACAAGGTCGAGGATGACGTCCTTCTTAAAGCGACAGCGGTACTTGATAGCGAGCATGGCTGCGTGCGCCACCGCCTCCGGATCGTCTCCGTTCACGTGGAATACGGGCGCGTCAACGCACTTCGCCACGTCTGGACAAAGTAAACATGCcgtttaaaattttcctttatactttaatataataatgaccaacaaaaatttataaagacggaaaaaatagcaataataATAGAGATTAATTTATACTTCTACCGTATACTTTGCTATTGGGTTCGATACGTACCTGTGCAGTAGGGCGAGCTCCTGGCGAACCTAGGGTCGGTGGTGTAGCCGATCTGGTTGTTAACGACGATGTGAATGCTGCCATGGGTCGTGAAGTGCGGCAGTTGGCCGATGTGCGCCGTCTCGTACACCACGCCCTGGCCCGCGAATGCCGCGTCCCCATGCATTATTATTGCCATTACCTAAACAAATCCGTGAAAATAATGTGCGATAAAACACGGTCGGCTCTCGGCGACTGATGATTGATTCCGTCTCAGTGCTTCCACCATTGCTCGAGGCAGTATGGCCAGTATTGTAATATAGCGTGCATTACCTTATCACCATTCTTGTCCCCGGTCCAGTGCTGCTCGGCGAGCGCCTTGCCTGTCACTACGGGCGTTACCACCTCCAAATGCGAGGGGTTGCAGCTCATCGATACTTTGATGTAACGGTTCGTACGCCGGATGAACCGATGAATGTACGTACCCAAATGGTATTTGATATCTCCCGAACCCTACGCACATAGATAACATTTGTCGATTGATCAGTCGGTACAAAGTTATAGATAATTTTAGCTTAAGGAGAGCGTAAGTATCTTAGCACGCAATAAATCGTGTATGTATTTGTTGTTACACCttggaaaatataattttttccagTAACATACCACTTCTTTGGGCTCCATTGGTCTGAAGTGAGCAAAGATGTCCGTTAGCTGCTTCCGACACACGTTGATCAGCACGTTCAGGCGACCtgttatattacttatatttaaattaatatttattagatacCATTAACCATACTCATAATAATATCTCTTCTTGACTTGATATTTTGACGTCGCGTCAAACCTCGCATTGCGTTATCGCATTTTTCGTGCACCAAATGTAAAGGATCTAACCTCTATGCGGCATGCCCATGACAATGGACTCGACGCCGAGCTCTGTGGCCGTGTCAACGATCTCTTCCAGCATCACGATCAGGCTCTCGCCACCCTCTAATCCAAACCGCTTTTCGGCCGGCCATTTTGTTGCGAAATATTTCTCAAGGCTGTCCAAAACatcatttttcattattgGCAACAGCAATGGCCCATTTTCCAAATCTATCGTTCAATTAAACTCTTTTAAAGAGGCACTTACTAAAATCTTCTGGAGGATTTGACTAATAAGGGTAAACAAAGCATTGCCAACCTTTTAACTTGTTATATACGGGTATGGGCAGCATTCACTTTGTTAGTTTAGTGAAACCAGGTATACGCATTCtcctttgccaccttatgaaataaaaaaaaaactgaatctTACAAGACAGCCTTGGTGAGCCTGCGGAGTATGAGCTTCTTGTGCTCTGGCGTCTTCTCCATAATGCCAGGCGTCTCGAGATTCTCGCGCACGAAATGGAGGCTGTCCATGTCGTGCACGTGCATGTACTCCACGCCAATCGACCCGCAGTACACATTCTCCAGACGCCTCTTTATCTCGCTAAATAATACAAACCTCATTTCAGAGATTAATTAACGGCCGAATTCAATAATGAAGCCTCATAGTAGTTCTGAAGATCGCCTATTGTCAATGATAGTTTACGTTGTTTTATTGCTATTGATATCTTTAGATCGGTTTAATAtggaacaaattaaaataatttgtattttttgatactaaaaagtatttaataagtaCTTATGATTGAAAATGGTTACCTTAATGTCAATTCATGCTCTTTCCCTCCCAAGTAGCACATTGGAGGAAGTTCAAATTTCATATTCATATGAGCGTCAGCTGAAAACAAAATGAACTACTTACctaaacaaaaactaaataggCTTACGTTGTCTTTTGaaagtgattttaaatatatatatatattactagatttaaaaacaataaaaggaTCAACTTTTATCTTGAGAAACTAGTTAAATTGAGGGTCAACTTCGTTGGCTAAGGTTTAAAGGTAGACGTCGTTTTTTTCTTCGTCTGCCAAGGGTTGACAATGCTGTCGTCCTTTTTCAGCTGCCATAATTCtacgtttattaaaatttggcaGCCCTAAGCTATAGAtgattatttttgtgtttaacaCGTTCAGTGTTACTGAGTCAGGAATAATATCCCATTGCCGTGgaacatataaaacatactgAGAACAGTTCCCAGCTCTCTAGCGACGAACTTCGACTCGAAGTTGGACAGTCGAGTCGAAGAGTCGGCTTCGGCCTTCATGCGCTGGTTCTTTGCTCGCAGGATCCAGTCGGCCGCGATTGCCATGCGCAACGGGTCAGTCTGCGCCAGCAGGTGCCCACGGATCTatacatttacattacatttggttttaaaatttttatctgcTTTTAGTCCAGGTAGAAAATTTCTCAATGTTTATACCTTGGGAATGTATTCTAGTAttactagttattaataatataagcttactcttgaataaaataaaatggttaaTTTTCATCTTGGAAATAGGAATAGCAGTTGCGCTCGGCTACAATCACGTGGTAAAGTGTTTAGCTTTTTGAGGGTCTGCTAAGTAAGAACCATGTTTATGTTGCAAATTCACCTGGAAGCCTCGAATCAAATGTTGCACGGCCAGGTGCAACTTGATTGTTTCCTTGTTATCATCAGCTTTCTTGCAACTTTGTTCACCTAAACAAGTTTTTACATAAGGATGAaggtaatttaaatgaatttccGACGTAATTTTATCAGgtagcttttattattttggtaATTTTCATTAACTAGAGGCAAAAGTACCtattgataaacaaaaaaggtaaaaagaaaaaaaaaacgaatcaCCAGTTTTTGTTT is part of the Papilio machaon chromosome 4, ilPapMach1.1, whole genome shotgun sequence genome and encodes:
- the LOC106718418 gene encoding 2-oxoglutarate dehydrogenase, mitochondrial isoform X2, with amino-acid sequence MRGRLNVLINVCRKQLTDIFAHFRPMEPKEVGSGDIKYHLGTYIHRFIRRTNRYIKVSMSCNPSHLEVVTPVVTGKALAEQHWTGDKNGDKVMAIIMHGDAAFAGQGVVYETAHIGQLPHFTTHGSIHIVVNNQIGYTTDPRFARSSPYCTDVAKCVDAPVFHVNGDDPEAVAHAAMLAIKYRCRFKKDVILDLVCYRRFGHSEEDEPMFTQPFMYKKIRKMPTVDKLYAEKVKAEGVVTDADIKQWEKEYTDTLNKHFELAKKITKLSIMDWIDTPWTGFFEARDPKKVEETGVCEASIMTIANHFCKPPEPWAFETHKGINKILQNREKLVKEGIADWAMGEALAYGSLLRDNIHVRLTGEDVERGTMAHRHHVYHHQGVDGATYRVLDTIYPDQAKYSLHNSSLSEFGILGFETGYSYYSPHQLSIWEAQYGDFADTAQPVFDTFTSNGESKWICQSALVVALPHGIDGAGPEHSSARVERYLTMCDDHEDQVPDLDDKDMALKQLKVANWIVCNVTNPANYFHLMRRQIALPFRKPLILFTPKVGLKHPYYRSPFKDFYPGTCFRRAIPEDGPASKNPSCVKKLIFCSGKVAITITELLKEKKLEDKIAMCRIEQLYPFPYDIVLKEFCKYPKATVAFCQEEHRNQGPWLYCKVRMENLFGKKIECISRPPSSASATGIKWLHQKELKALKEAIIKI
- the LOC106718418 gene encoding 2-oxoglutarate dehydrogenase, mitochondrial isoform X1; protein product: MAIAADWILRAKNQRMKAEADSSTRLSNFESKFVARELGTVLTDAHMNMKFELPPMCYLGGKEHELTLSEIKRRLENVYCGSIGVEYMHVHDMDSLHFVRENLETPGIMEKTPEHKKLILRRLTKAVFLEKYFATKWPAEKRFGLEGGESLIVMLEEIVDTATELGVESIVMGMPHRGRLNVLINVCRKQLTDIFAHFRPMEPKEVGSGDIKYHLGTYIHRFIRRTNRYIKVSMSCNPSHLEVVTPVVTGKALAEQHWTGDKNGDKVMAIIMHGDAAFAGQGVVYETAHIGQLPHFTTHGSIHIVVNNQIGYTTDPRFARSSPYCTDVAKCVDAPVFHVNGDDPEAVAHAAMLAIKYRCRFKKDVILDLVCYRRFGHSEEDEPMFTQPFMYKKIRKMPTVDKLYAEKVKAEGVVTDADIKQWEKEYTDTLNKHFELAKKITKLSIMDWIDTPWTGFFEARDPKKVEETGVCEASIMTIANHFCKPPEPWAFETHKGINKILQNREKLVKEGIADWAMGEALAYGSLLRDNIHVRLTGEDVERGTMAHRHHVYHHQGVDGATYRVLDTIYPDQAKYSLHNSSLSEFGILGFETGYSYYSPHQLSIWEAQYGDFADTAQPVFDTFTSNGESKWICQSALVVALPHGIDGAGPEHSSARVERYLTMCDDHEDQVPDLDDKDMALKQLKVANWIVCNVTNPANYFHLMRRQIALPFRKPLILFTPKVGLKHPYYRSPFKDFYPGTCFRRAIPEDGPASKNPSCVKKLIFCSGKVAITITELLKEKKLEDKIAMCRIEQLYPFPYDIVLKEFCKYPKATVAFCQEEHRNQGPWLYCKVRMENLFGKKIECISRPPSSASATGIKWLHQKELKALKEAIIKI